In Oryza brachyantha chromosome 2, ObraRS2, whole genome shotgun sequence, a single window of DNA contains:
- the LOC102709433 gene encoding uncharacterized protein LOC102709433 isoform X1, with product MEAGSRGASAMATAVCRVWWPRGRLQPEPPARLVLFGWLFARTSSVDVVVAAALPQEEILRSFPTLEALQTIILSSNTRMPARLQECAAFTILGDCVLPREFEVCCSKQSHQPLGAQSVQKGHFDMTQNSPVVLRGSLECGNKDRSDYNSKWEYDYTILDGFLDACETSFVKEGNWVHLCCKSSKSLKCKLNEVPVLHHLYLDGQKIEINHCHVILYDVPTAGRNHFFLGEDAPCRLKSSFRKPSWINNLEHRHLEFDLDPIVLALNCSNAARLSVSQERSTSNSVAHFFFASVFFAIVQATWHCVGIFLASISTIFYIIIQVFQTYLSKISQYFMLQKVFRHSWKNMHLRCCQILYWPVILQDGSLSSTVNVQYLHKAAIQKHALWSNIVMDLLMGLFLGAALLLKTEIICSWTFALVHHITDSVLRSGCVWLMGVPAGFKLNTELAELLGMISLNAIQIYSTLWFIVGGFLRHIVWGLAFSGILFGLTVPVSFFIDVIQLATLHVTLLQWLISVICSRQIQTVTSLWRLFRGRKWNPLRQRLDSYDYTVEQHVVGSLLFTPVLLLLPTTSIFYIFFSILSTAIICLCILLEITVSIIHSTPYAESIMWVARRQRFPTGLFFQPVELSSVSAVDGDGLFSVKGCRKTERLLLGQSEPSVSELRCNYATFGHMIGPSYAKNFNGVALSFCKQLAYGILSGERIPTTLHLQFSQFPWMHVGIREYWMLCRGSVLSCAPKR from the exons ATG GAGGCGGGGAGCCGAGGCGCATCCGCCATGGCCACGGCGGTGTGCAGGGTATGGTGGCCGCGGGGGAGGCTGCAGCCCGAGCCGCCCGCAAGGCTCGTGCTGTTCGGATGGCTCTTCGCCCGCACGAGCTCCGTGGACGTTGTCGTCGCGGCGGCCCTCCCGCAGGAGGAAATCTTGCGGTCCTTCCCCACCCTAGAAGCACTCCAG ACCATCATCCTTTCCTCAAATACAAGGATGCCAGCAAGGCTACAAGAATGTGCAGCATTCACCATTCTGGGGGATTGTGTACTTCCAAGAGAATTCGAAGTATGCTGTAGTAAACAAAGTCATCAACCATTGGGAGCTCAATCTGTTCAAAAAGGGCATTTTGATATGACCCAGAACAGCCCTGTTGTATTGAGAGGATCATTGGAATGTGGAAACAAAGACCGAAGCGACTATAATAGCAAGTGGGAATATGATTATACCATATTAGATGGATTTCTGGATGCTTGCGAGACATCATTTGTCAAAGAGGGTAACTGGGTGCATTTGTGCTGCAAATCTAGCAAGAGCTTGAAATGCAAGCTGAATGAAGTCCCTGTGCTTCATCATTTGTACCTTGATGGCCAAAAAATTGAGATTAATCATTGCCAC GTCATACTATATGATGTTCCTACTGCTGGTAGAAACCATTTTTTCCTGGGTGAGGATGCACCTTGCAGATTGAAGTCTTCCTTTAGAAAGCCAAGTTGGATAAATAATCTAGAACACAGACACTTAGAATTTGACTTG GATCCAATTGTTTTGGCACTTAATTGTTCAAATGCAGCTAGACTATCAGTTTCTCAGGAACGTTCTACCAGTAATTCTGTGGCTCATTTTTTCTTTGCGTCTGT GTTTTTTGCGATTGTTCAAGCAACATGGCACTGCGTTGGAATATTTTTGGCTTCAATATCTACTATCTTCTACATCATCATTCAAGTGTTCCAAACATATTTAAGCAAAATATCTCAGTACTTCATGTTACAAAAGGTTTTCAGGCATTCATGGAAAAACATGCATCTCCGATGTTGCCAAATTCTCTACTGGCCAGTTATCCTCCAAGATGGATCCCTAAG CTCTACTGTGAATGTTCAATATCTGCACAAAGCTGCAATTCAGAAGCATGCATTATGGTCAAATATTGTCATGGATCTCTTGATGGGTTTATTCCTTGGAGCAGCGCTGTTGTTGAAAACAGAGATAATTTGTTCTTGGACTTTTGCTCTTGTCCACCATATCACAGATAGTGTCTTGAGATCTGGCTGTGTGTGGCTGATGGGTGTTCCAGCAGGCTTTAAGCTGAATACAGAGTTGGCAGAGCTTTTGGGCATGATTTCACTTAacgcaattcaaatatattcaACACTTTGGTTCATTGTGGGAGGCTTCCTAAGGCACATAGTTTGGGGTCTTGCATTTTCTGGGATCCTTTTTGGTTTAACAGTTCCAGTTTCATTTTTCATAGATGTCATCCAGCTTGCTACATTGCATGTTACCCTGCTTCAGTGGTTGATCTCAGTGATATGTTCAAGACAGATTCAGACAGTGACATCATTGTGGCGTCTTTTCAG AGGGCGCAAATGGAATCCTCTTAGGCAAAGGTTAGATAGCTATGACTATACAGTTGAACAACATGTGGTTGGTTCACTGTTGTTTACACCAGTCCTGCTTCTCCTACCCACCACCTCTATATTCTACATATTCTTTTCTATCTTGAGTACCGCAATTATCTGTCTCTGCATACTGCTGGAAATCACAGTATCTATAATTCACTCTACTCCTTATGCTGAGTCAATTATGTGGGTGGCAAGAAGGCAAAGATTTCCAACTGGATTATTCTTCCAACCTGTGGAATTGTCATCTGTTTCTGCTGTTGATGGAGATGGCCTCTTTTCAGTCAAAGGTTGTAGGAAAACAGAGCGTCTTCTCCTTGGCCAGTCAGAACCTTCAGTTTCAGAACTTCGCTGTAACTATGCCACCTTTG GGCACATGATTGGACCAAGTTACGCGAAAAATTTCAACGGGGTAGCTTTATCATTCTGCAAACAATTGGCGTATGGAATCCTTAGCGGTGAAAG GATACCTACAACTCTCCACCTTCAATTTTCTCAATTCCCTTGGATGCATGTTGGCATTCGAGAATACTGGATGCTCTGCCGGGGTTCTGTCCTTTCATGTGCACCAAAGAGGTGA
- the LOC102709433 gene encoding N-acetylglucosaminyl-phosphatidylinositol biosynthetic protein gpi1 isoform X2, which translates to MPARLQECAAFTILGDCVLPREFEVCCSKQSHQPLGAQSVQKGHFDMTQNSPVVLRGSLECGNKDRSDYNSKWEYDYTILDGFLDACETSFVKEGNWVHLCCKSSKSLKCKLNEVPVLHHLYLDGQKIEINHCHVILYDVPTAGRNHFFLGEDAPCRLKSSFRKPSWINNLEHRHLEFDLDPIVLALNCSNAARLSVSQERSTSNSVAHFFFASVFFAIVQATWHCVGIFLASISTIFYIIIQVFQTYLSKISQYFMLQKVFRHSWKNMHLRCCQILYWPVILQDGSLSSTVNVQYLHKAAIQKHALWSNIVMDLLMGLFLGAALLLKTEIICSWTFALVHHITDSVLRSGCVWLMGVPAGFKLNTELAELLGMISLNAIQIYSTLWFIVGGFLRHIVWGLAFSGILFGLTVPVSFFIDVIQLATLHVTLLQWLISVICSRQIQTVTSLWRLFRGRKWNPLRQRLDSYDYTVEQHVVGSLLFTPVLLLLPTTSIFYIFFSILSTAIICLCILLEITVSIIHSTPYAESIMWVARRQRFPTGLFFQPVELSSVSAVDGDGLFSVKGCRKTERLLLGQSEPSVSELRCNYATFGHMIGPSYAKNFNGVALSFCKQLAYGILSGERIPTTLHLQFSQFPWMHVGIREYWMLCRGSVLSCAPKR; encoded by the exons ATGCCAGCAAGGCTACAAGAATGTGCAGCATTCACCATTCTGGGGGATTGTGTACTTCCAAGAGAATTCGAAGTATGCTGTAGTAAACAAAGTCATCAACCATTGGGAGCTCAATCTGTTCAAAAAGGGCATTTTGATATGACCCAGAACAGCCCTGTTGTATTGAGAGGATCATTGGAATGTGGAAACAAAGACCGAAGCGACTATAATAGCAAGTGGGAATATGATTATACCATATTAGATGGATTTCTGGATGCTTGCGAGACATCATTTGTCAAAGAGGGTAACTGGGTGCATTTGTGCTGCAAATCTAGCAAGAGCTTGAAATGCAAGCTGAATGAAGTCCCTGTGCTTCATCATTTGTACCTTGATGGCCAAAAAATTGAGATTAATCATTGCCAC GTCATACTATATGATGTTCCTACTGCTGGTAGAAACCATTTTTTCCTGGGTGAGGATGCACCTTGCAGATTGAAGTCTTCCTTTAGAAAGCCAAGTTGGATAAATAATCTAGAACACAGACACTTAGAATTTGACTTG GATCCAATTGTTTTGGCACTTAATTGTTCAAATGCAGCTAGACTATCAGTTTCTCAGGAACGTTCTACCAGTAATTCTGTGGCTCATTTTTTCTTTGCGTCTGT GTTTTTTGCGATTGTTCAAGCAACATGGCACTGCGTTGGAATATTTTTGGCTTCAATATCTACTATCTTCTACATCATCATTCAAGTGTTCCAAACATATTTAAGCAAAATATCTCAGTACTTCATGTTACAAAAGGTTTTCAGGCATTCATGGAAAAACATGCATCTCCGATGTTGCCAAATTCTCTACTGGCCAGTTATCCTCCAAGATGGATCCCTAAG CTCTACTGTGAATGTTCAATATCTGCACAAAGCTGCAATTCAGAAGCATGCATTATGGTCAAATATTGTCATGGATCTCTTGATGGGTTTATTCCTTGGAGCAGCGCTGTTGTTGAAAACAGAGATAATTTGTTCTTGGACTTTTGCTCTTGTCCACCATATCACAGATAGTGTCTTGAGATCTGGCTGTGTGTGGCTGATGGGTGTTCCAGCAGGCTTTAAGCTGAATACAGAGTTGGCAGAGCTTTTGGGCATGATTTCACTTAacgcaattcaaatatattcaACACTTTGGTTCATTGTGGGAGGCTTCCTAAGGCACATAGTTTGGGGTCTTGCATTTTCTGGGATCCTTTTTGGTTTAACAGTTCCAGTTTCATTTTTCATAGATGTCATCCAGCTTGCTACATTGCATGTTACCCTGCTTCAGTGGTTGATCTCAGTGATATGTTCAAGACAGATTCAGACAGTGACATCATTGTGGCGTCTTTTCAG AGGGCGCAAATGGAATCCTCTTAGGCAAAGGTTAGATAGCTATGACTATACAGTTGAACAACATGTGGTTGGTTCACTGTTGTTTACACCAGTCCTGCTTCTCCTACCCACCACCTCTATATTCTACATATTCTTTTCTATCTTGAGTACCGCAATTATCTGTCTCTGCATACTGCTGGAAATCACAGTATCTATAATTCACTCTACTCCTTATGCTGAGTCAATTATGTGGGTGGCAAGAAGGCAAAGATTTCCAACTGGATTATTCTTCCAACCTGTGGAATTGTCATCTGTTTCTGCTGTTGATGGAGATGGCCTCTTTTCAGTCAAAGGTTGTAGGAAAACAGAGCGTCTTCTCCTTGGCCAGTCAGAACCTTCAGTTTCAGAACTTCGCTGTAACTATGCCACCTTTG GGCACATGATTGGACCAAGTTACGCGAAAAATTTCAACGGGGTAGCTTTATCATTCTGCAAACAATTGGCGTATGGAATCCTTAGCGGTGAAAG GATACCTACAACTCTCCACCTTCAATTTTCTCAATTCCCTTGGATGCATGTTGGCATTCGAGAATACTGGATGCTCTGCCGGGGTTCTGTCCTTTCATGTGCACCAAAGAGGTGA